GAGAACCAGCTATATCCGAGTTCGATTGGAATTTCTCCGCTATCCACAGCTCATCCCATGCTTTTTCAACAGCAACGTGGTTCGGTCCTCCACGAGGTTTTACCCTCGCTTCAACCTGGCCATGGATAGGTCACCCGGTTTCGGGTCTACAGCATGCAACTAGTCGCCCTATTAAGACTTGGTTTCCCTTCGGCTCCGTACCTTAAGTACTTAACCTCGCTACATACCGTAACTCGTTGGCTCGTTCTACAAAAAGCACATCATCACACACATATGGTGCTTTGATCGGTTGTAGGCATATGGTTTCAGGTTCTATTTCACTCCCCTCCCGGGGTTCTTTTCACCTTTCCCTCACGGTACTGCTTCACTATCGGTCATCAGGTAGTATTTAGCCTTGGGAGGTGGTCCTCCCTGCTTCCCACAAGGTTTCACGTGTCTCGTGGTACTCTGGTGCAGAACTGATTATCATAATTTTCATCTACGGGACTATTACCCCCTACGGTCTAACTTTCCAGTTATGTTCGATTAACCATGATTTCTCGTTATGTTCTGTCCGCAACCCCAGAAATAAATTTCTGGTTTGGGCTCTTTCCTTTTCGCTCGCCGCTACTAAGAAAATCGATTTTTCTTTCTCTTCCTCCAGGTACTTAGATGTTTCAGTTCCCTGGGTTTACCTTCATAAAGCTATGTATTCACTTTACGATACATGGGGTTTCCCATGTGAGTTTCCTCATTCGGAAATCTTCGGATCTCTGACTATGTGCGTCTACCCGAAGCTTATCGCAGCTTATCGCGTCCTTCATCGGCTCCTGATGCCAAGGCATTCACCATACGCCCTTTGTAGCTTGACCTTTTATTTACAAATTAATATACATTTTGTGTATATAGCGATATATACCCAAAGATTGTTTACAATTTGTTTATCTATAATCATTTCACAAAGAATATAATTCTTGGCTTTGTTGTATTTTATACATTAATCTATATGTAATTTTCAAAGAACATCTTCAATTTCACTATTTAAAGCAAAATTTTTTTTTGAAAGACTTAGTCTTTCAAAATTGAACAGAATATACGTAACATTTAAGCAACCTGTCGAGTAAGTATTTTATTTTTGATACATAAATGTATCTGTACTAGTCAGACATCATGCTGAACTAGATTTCTCCATAGAAAGGAGGTGATCCAGCCGCAGGTTCTCCTACGGCTACCTTGTTACGACTTCACCCCAATCGCTGACCCTACCTTAGGTCGCTGCCTCCTTGCGGTTAGCTCACGAACTTTGGGTATTGCCAACTCTCATGGTGTGACGGGCGGTGTGTACAAGGCCCGGGAACGTATTCACCGCGACATTCTGATTCGCGATTACTAGCAACTCCAGCTTCATGTAGGCGAGTTTCAGCCTACAATCCGAACTGAGACTGGTTTTGAAGTTTGGCTCCACCTCGCGGTATTGCATCTCTCTGTACCAGCCATTGTAGCACGTGTGTAGCCCTAGACATAAGGGGCATGATGATTTGACGTCATCCCCACCTTCCTCCCGGTTAACCCGGGCAGTCTCGCTAGAGTGCTCAACTAAATGGTAGCAACTAACAATAAGGGTTGCGCTCGTTGCGGGACTTAACCCAACATCTCACGACACGAGCTGACGACAACCATGCACCACCTGTCTTCCTGTCACCGAAGTGACTTCCTCGATTAAGAGTAATTCAGGAGATGTCAAGTCTAGGTAAGGTTCTTCGCGTTGCTTCGAATTAAACCACATGCTCCGCTGCTTGTGCGGGCCCCCGTCAATTCCTTTGAGTTTTAATCTTGCGACCGTACTCCCCAGGCGGAATACTTAATGCGTTAGCGGCGGCACGGAGGTCATGACAACCCCCACACCTAGTATTCATCGTTTACGGCGTGGACTACCAGGGTATCTAATCCTGTTTGCTCCCCACGCTTTCGAGCCTCAGTGTCAGTTACAGTCCAGAAAGTCGCCTTCGCCACTGGTATTCTTCCTAATCTCTACGCATTTCACCGCTACACTAGGAATTCTACTTTCCTCTCCTGCACTCTAGATATCCAGTTTGGAATGCAGCACTCAGGTTAAGCCCGAGTATTTCACATCCCACTTAAATATCCACCTACGCTCCCTTTACGCCCAGTAAATCCGGACAACGCTTGCCACCTACGTATTACCGCGGCTGCTGGCACGTAGTTAGCCGTGGCTTCCTCCTCAGGTACCGTCATTATCGTCCCTGAAGACAGAGTTTTACAATCCGAAGACCGTCATCACTCACGCGGCGTTGCTGCATCAGGGTTTCCCCCATTGTGCAATATTCCCCACTGCTGCCTCCCGTAGGAGTCTGGGCCGTGTCTCAGTCCCAATGTGGCCGATCACCCTCTCAGGTCGGCTACGCATCGTCGCCTTGGTGAGCCGTTACCTCACCAACTAGCTAATGCGACGCGGGTCCATCTCATAGCGGATTACTCCTTTAATTGCTGTATCATGCGATACTACAATCTTATGCGGTATTAATCTTCCTTTCGGAAGGCTATTCCCCTCTATGAGGCAGGTTACCCACGTGTTACTCACCCGTCCGCCGCTAATCCGCTCCCGAAGGAGCTTCATCGCTCGACTTGCATGTGTTAAGCACGCCGCCAGCGTTCGTCCTGAGCCAGGATCAAACTCTCAATAAAAAGTTTAATCTTAGCTTACTCAAATAAAAATTGCTGGTTTACTTAAATGTACTTATATTATTCTGTTCAATTTTCAAAGACCATTTTCTTTCACAACTTTCGTTGTAACTATTTGTTTTTCTTTGTCGCAATCAAGCAACTCACTTAGTGTATCACTTGGTTTTAATCTTGTCAACAACTTTTTTCAAATCTTTCAAACTCCTATTTTTCAAAGGGTTCTTATTAAATTCTTTTAAGTTGTTTGCGTCTCTTTGCGACGTCTTTTATCTTAACATATATAAATATTATAAACAATCATAATATTCCCTTATACATACTTTAAACCAACTATTATACATTTTACTCTTGTTTTCTTCTCTTTCCTATTACTGACACGCCCCGCATAGTTATTAGACAGTTAATCATATGCTATGCTTTCATAACTCCAACCTTGATAACCAATACTCTATTTTTTGTCTTTGTTCATATGTGATTTTACATCACTCCTCGGCAAGTTATTCATCACTCTGCAAGTGATATTTGACAAGTTTTTATTATAAAATATTTATGTTCACAGTCTTTATTTATACTTTATACTACTTAATAATCACTTGAATCATCTATTTCATCAGTTATTGATTATTATCTAACAGTTTAGTATAGCTTGAAATCTTTCCATTTCCTTTTTCTTAGTGTTAGTACCTGAAATCCTCTCATCCATAGATATACCAGTAAATTCATTATTCGTATGGTTACTTATAGAATTAGTATAACAATTTGTCCATTTCACTATTATTTGTATATCAAATATATTTCTTATATATATTTTTATTTAAATTATTCTACAAATATAACTTTATCAAAATATGCAATAATATGGTGTATTATTTAACTACTATAAGCTATAGCAACCGTAAAGTAGATCACACGTGATTTTATCATCACAAATGCAATGTTAATATACTAAAGTTCTTATGCTTAAGATTTTAATATTTTAAAAAATCTATTTTAACTATTATAATTACAAATTCATCTATATTTTAATAATTCTTTTGCTTTTAGCATAATTGCACGCATCATCATCATCTTTAAAAGTTCTATCATAATTACTTTTTATTTTCCCTATCTTTATATCTTCCATTAAATCATTAATAAAAGACTCAAAGTCGATATTTTCGTTTACAAGCCTATCTATAGTATTCCAATCCAAAAATTCTTTAGTTTTAGCAGAAAATAATATTTCACTTTGAGTTATATGAGCTGGATTTAACTTAATTATTCCAATTCCAAAAGCATTGTTAAGTCTTCTTAATTCATCTATAAATTGAGTATCTTCTTCAATATTTAGTGTTACTAAATATCCTTCATGAGCCCAACTCGAATTAGATACTGCCTGAAAATAATATTCCCTAAGATTAGAAAAATTCAAATCTATTTTCATTTCAAACGCAAACAATTTATATGGATTTTCTTTTAATGCTTCTAACAATCTTAGTGTATTATTTTTATACTCTTCAAACGGAAAGTAGATGCCTACTATATCAGGATGCAACCATTTATTATAACCCTTGTCTCTCTTTTTTGAATTTTCATGATATATTGTTTTGGTATAACAATTAAAATGTGCATCTTGATTTACAAAAGTTGAAAGTAAAATATGTAAATCTCTTTCATTAAATGATATTTCTTTTGGTGTATTTTCTTTCTCTATCATTTCTTCATAAGCAGTCAAATCTGCAGTTTTTCCTTTTATAAAGAATTTTGCTGGCCTTTTGCTTACCTGCTCAAATATAGTGTCTTTTGAATTTTTAATATCCATATACAATCTAGCTGATAAAGTTCTGATTGGTGTCTTACCAGATGAGCCAAGTTTAGTAGTTAATCCTTTTTGCTCCGCCACTTTCCAAATTGCTTCAACAGATAATGGAGCTTCTGAACTTCTTAAAACTTCTTCTCCTAAATTTAAAAAACTATAATTCATGAATATATGAACTCCCCCTTACTTTAACTATATTCCTATTATGCCCATAATTGTTATAAAATGTTATTATGTTGATTAAAAAAGTAAAAAAGGTATAAAAATAGGACTAAGGAAGTTCTGTCCTTAATCCTATCATCATTCTATCTAAGCCCTTTATATATGTGGCTTCGCCACTAATACGGTCTACCTGTTAAATTCTCACTTAATCATCATTTTTTTCTTGCTTCTAAACTACCACTTCTGCACAGTTTTTTTCAAAATCACAGGGGTTTTTTAGAAGTAGCAATGGTTTTTTTAGTTGGCTACAATTTCTTAACTAGCTTAACAACTGTTTCAGCGTGAGGAGTATTCGGGAACATGTCTTTCACTTTAGTTTGAATAACTTCATATCCTCTTTCTGTGAGTACCTTAAGGTCCGTAACTAAAGTTTTTGGATTACAAGAAACATATATTATTTCTGGTGCCTTAAATTTAATTACATAGTCTAAAGCCTTAGGGTGTACTCCACTTCTTGGCGGATCTAGAATTATTATATCTGGTTTATCTTTTACATTTTTTATTATTTCTGCTACATCCCCAGCTAAGAATTCGCAGTTATCTAATTCATTTAATTTAGCATTTTCCTTCGCTGCTTCAACTGCTTCCTCTATAAGTTCAATACCTATAACCTTCTTTGCATTTGGAGCTACTATTTGGCCAATTGTTCCTGTACCACAATATAAATCAAATACAACTTTGTTTTCACTATTTCCCATAAACTCTTTAACTATTGAGTAAAGGCTTTCTGCACCTTTTGTATTAGTTTGGAAAAATGAGAATGGTGATATGTTAAATTCTAATCCTAAAACAGTTTCTCTAATGTAATTTTTACCATATAATAAATTAACCTTTTCTGGTATTACTGCATCAGATAACGAATCATTTTCTGTATGTAATATTGATACAAGATTTCCTTTATAACTTTGGTTTCTTAATAATTTAACGTATTCCGTTAAATCAAAGTCAATTTGAGTTGTTGTTACTAAATTTACTAGTATCTCCCCAGTGTTTTCAGCTTTTCTTATTACTAAATGTCTTAAATATCCTTCGGCCTTCATTATTCTATAATATGGCAAATCTTGCTTGCCAAAATAATCTGCAGTTAGTTTAATAATATTTCTATAATCCTCATCAACAATATGGCAATTATCTACGGTTATTATTCCGAAAGATTTTCCTCTAATGTGCATTCCAACAGATAGTGGTGCACCCTTTGATTCATCTCCAAAAGTAAATTCCATTTTATTTCTATATTCCCATTGACTTGGGCTTCCTTGAACTCCCAAGTATTCCCCTGTTGTAACATCTGCATCTTTAAACAAATCTTTAACTTCTTCACTTAGAAATTCTAATTGCATATCATAAGGTATACTTTGTGATGAACAACCTCCACAAATTCCAAAGTGAGGACATGGAGCCTCAATTTCATAATCTGCTTTTTCATCTACAGATAATAACTTAACTTCTGCAAATTCTTCTCTTTTCTTTTTTACTCTCCCTGTTATTGTTTGACCTGGAAATGCATTTTTAACATATATTATTTTATCTTCTGCATATCCTATTCCAGTTGATGGGAATTGGGATTTTTCTATTTTAACGCGTAAATCGCTTCCTCTTCTCATTGATTACTCCTATTGTATTCATATTTTTTTCTTATAGTTATCTGATATATATATTAATTTATATTTAATATCTTCTTTGCAATAGTATTTTTTATTTTTGTTTTCTCAATTATTGGTGCATAAATACAATTTAAAATAAAGTATATAATTCCGCCTGCTATAACTAATGCCCCTGTTTCTCTTATAAACATATAACCGAATAACTTTAATATAAAATCACATAATAATAGCAAAACTGCTGAACTTGCAACTATTAATAATTGATCAAGAACATTAGCTAAAATAACTTGTATAGATGAATTTTTATTAATATCTTCATCATTATTGTCGCCATTTATTAATCCTTCAATTTCAACGTTTGTATTTTCTATCTTTAGCTCTTGGCTTTCACTATTGGCATCTGATTCGGTAGCTTCTATATTTGAAGTTTGAGCCTCAGTTTCTTCTACCTCACTTTTTATTTCGTTTTCTTTTATATTGTCTTTTTCCAACAAAGTTTCCCCCTTATAATCTACTTCATACTCATTTCTGCATCTGCAAATTTATATTTCTTTGTAGATAGTTTATATATAATACACTCTTTGGTGGCTATAATTTCTTCTTTCAAGCCATCTATTGTGTTATTTATCTCTATTTCTTTATCTCCATTTTTTAGCTTATCAATTATTTCTTTATTTATGTCAGAATAATCCCTATTTTCTTGATCAGTAAATGCTTCTATGTACTTCTTAAAAGATGTTTTACCTAAATCAAAATCATTGTTTTTTATAGCACTTTCACCATCAAAATTTAAACTTAATTTTAAACTTATATCTCCAGTCTCCAAATCTTCTTCATATGTCTTCATTCCAAAATACATACTTTCTATCTTATTTGCTTCAGGCTTGTTATTATCATAATATATAGAATTATCATTAATAGATTGTTCTTGCTCTTCTTTTATTTTTTCATCCTTTGTATATTTTACCCCTACTTCCTTGGTTATATTCTCCATCTTAGATAACTTTTCTTTAAAGAGTTTTTGTGTTTCTTCTAAATTAAAGTTTTGGGCCCATTTTCCTTCTAATTTTTCATCACCTATATCCGCATTATCTTCTGTTGCCGTTTCAGTTTTCTTTTCTGCATTTCCTACTGAACCTTTACACCCTATTAATGAAACTGCGACTATTAAGCTCATTAAAATACTTATAATTTTCTTAGACAAAAAAGTTCTCCCCCTTGTACAGATATTATTTATAAATTGTTTAACAATACCTTATTCATGTATAAAACTAGTTATAAAATATTTACATAATAATCAATTAAAATTTTATGTTTAATTAATGCATAATAAATCAATATTACAATATTATCATTTTTGTATTACAATTATGTGTCAATGTTATACTTTTGTATTTATTTAAATATTTTATAATTTGAGTAATCATTTCTAATTTATTTTTCCATATACCTAACTCTATGTACGACATGTATGTCTATTATATATTTTTTTATGGTTCCGTGCAATTAGGCATATGAAATATAGATATAAAACTATTCTAATCCCTCGGAAACGTCTTATGTTTAATATCATATTTTAAGAAATATTTGTGAATAATAAGTTCAAAGGTTTCAATACAATATCCAAAGAAAGGATTAGGATAGAAATTATCATTATCTACTTTTTCACAATCTGGTATTATGAAAGTAATATTAGAATTTTTAGCTAAAGTACTTTGTGAATTGCCAGTGAATGATATTATTTTTAAATTTCTTTCTTTAGCTAGCATGCATGTTTTTACACAATGATTGCCTTCACCAGACTTAGATATAAGCATAACTGAATCTATAGTTTCTACATGGTTGTCGAAGAGAATATCAAAATCTATAAATGTTGAAAGTACACTTTTTTTTCCAAGAACTAATAACTTCATATAAATGTACTTTGAAACAAGTTCTGAAAAGCCTTCTGCTGAAACTAATATATTTCCTTTATCAATGCAATCTATAAAATCATTAATAGCTTCATCATAATTAGTACTGAATATTTGTTTGTTTTCTATGGCATTAATAAATTCATTATTATCTTCAGTGGATACCTTGATCTTTAATGAGTATACCAATTCAACAAATCCATTATATCCTAGTTTTTTTGATAATCTAATTATAGTTGATGGGGATGTATATGTCTTTTTAGCTATTCCTCTTATTCCTTCATCCATACAACTATCAATATTATTTAATATATATGTAATTATGCTTTCTTCAAGA
The DNA window shown above is from Clostridium beijerinckii and carries:
- a CDS encoding HrgA protein; the encoded protein is MNYSFLNLGEEVLRSSEAPLSVEAIWKVAEQKGLTTKLGSSGKTPIRTLSARLYMDIKNSKDTIFEQVSKRPAKFFIKGKTADLTAYEEMIEKENTPKEISFNERDLHILLSTFVNQDAHFNCYTKTIYHENSKKRDKGYNKWLHPDIVGIYFPFEEYKNNTLRLLEALKENPYKLFAFEMKIDLNFSNLREYYFQAVSNSSWAHEGYLVTLNIEEDTQFIDELRRLNNAFGIGIIKLNPAHITQSEILFSAKTKEFLDWNTIDRLVNENIDFESFINDLMEDIKIGKIKSNYDRTFKDDDDACNYAKSKRIIKI
- a CDS encoding 23S rRNA (uracil(1939)-C(5))-methyltransferase RlmD — encoded protein: MRRGSDLRVKIEKSQFPSTGIGYAEDKIIYVKNAFPGQTITGRVKKKREEFAEVKLLSVDEKADYEIEAPCPHFGICGGCSSQSIPYDMQLEFLSEEVKDLFKDADVTTGEYLGVQGSPSQWEYRNKMEFTFGDESKGAPLSVGMHIRGKSFGIITVDNCHIVDEDYRNIIKLTADYFGKQDLPYYRIMKAEGYLRHLVIRKAENTGEILVNLVTTTQIDFDLTEYVKLLRNQSYKGNLVSILHTENDSLSDAVIPEKVNLLYGKNYIRETVLGLEFNISPFSFFQTNTKGAESLYSIVKEFMGNSENKVVFDLYCGTGTIGQIVAPNAKKVIGIELIEEAVEAAKENAKLNELDNCEFLAGDVAEIIKNVKDKPDIIILDPPRSGVHPKALDYVIKFKAPEIIYVSCNPKTLVTDLKVLTERGYEVIQTKVKDMFPNTPHAETVVKLVKKL
- a CDS encoding RDD family protein; this encodes MEKDNIKENEIKSEVEETEAQTSNIEATESDANSESQELKIENTNVEIEGLINGDNNDEDINKNSSIQVILANVLDQLLIVASSAVLLLLCDFILKLFGYMFIRETGALVIAGGIIYFILNCIYAPIIEKTKIKNTIAKKILNIN
- a CDS encoding MurR/RpiR family transcriptional regulator — translated: MLDVTKLFGDIKFTSLEESIITYILNNIDSCMDEGIRGIAKKTYTSPSTIIRLSKKLGYNGFVELVYSLKIKVSTEDNNEFINAIENKQIFSTNYDEAINDFIDCIDKGNILVSAEGFSELVSKYIYMKLLVLGKKSVLSTFIDFDILFDNHVETIDSVMLISKSGEGNHCVKTCMLAKERNLKIISFTGNSQSTLAKNSNITFIIPDCEKVDNDNFYPNPFFGYCIETFELIIHKYFLKYDIKHKTFPRD